CTGCAATACCCTTCTCCATCTATAGTTTGAGAAACAGCCAGGCTGTGAATGAAAGCTTGCTGTGCATCTGAACTGTTCCAGTTGATATGCTGCCTGATCCTAGAATGTCCTATTAAGCCATGCCTGTGTTCTGATTCATCATGCCGGGATTGGCACTCTGTATCCTAAACATTAAACAAGCGTTTTCACAATGTACAGACAGAAGCTTGTTTGATCCAGACTGTACATAAGATGACATACAGTAGCTAAGCACCTGAAGGAGTGGGGCTTCCATATGGCCAGTaagtaggctacttgctgtTTAATGGCCTCTCTGTCCTCTTTCCTTTTTGTTGCAAGGGCACGAAAAAAGGTCATACGGATGTAATTCAATCAGGCTCTTTTTTAGCCAAATTTCCACTGAAATAAACTGGAGTTCTGCAGAAACGTTGCACCCTTAGGCTATATGCCTATTGAAGATTTAGCATACACCTTTTAAATATTTATGTGATAAGGTAAATTAAATCAATCTCAATGAATCCTGTAAATTTCATGTAAATTAAGCAATTACATTTAGACTGTATTTCATGCCTGGGCCTCATCTCTGCATATCATTTGCTTTATGGATGTTCTATTGAACACACAGTCTATCACAGACACCGAGGCTTAGCGAAATGGTGACATGTTCATGAGTTAGACGGGACTATTTGTTATCTGTGGGGGAGGTAGAAGCAGATGTAATGGAAATCAATTCTGCTAATGGCCTGTCCTCTGTTACATCTCTAAAAAAATATCAAGAACGTGAGAGGTAGAGGTATGGGATTACTGTGAAATAAGGATGACTGCCTGCATGTCCAGTAAAccttcacaaacaaacactgctGGCAGTTTCGCTCCATTCATTTTTTATACTCGCTTCTGTAAATGTGTCCACCAATCTGTCCCATTAAATACTGATGTGGTGGAATAATTAAGTGTCGCTGTCCACTGGCCGTCTGCTTTGCTACTGAATGCTACGATAACATCCCATCACCACGTAATTAAACATTGCAAAGTGCTTCTGCCTGTCAGTGCCACCCCGGCAAAGATAAATGGCTCCGCTAGGTGAGCACGGGAGTCAGAGACTGGCAGGgtgtacagacagagagagctcGGATTGCCCACAGATGAGCTCAGCTGTGGCATGGCCAATTCATTTTGTGGCCATGTGGTATTTATTAAACAActgggaggaaaagagagagagaaagtgagagagagagtgatgaaaagTAATGGTAGTAAGAAGCTCATGCAATGCTTCGATGTGAAGCTATTTTAGAGGGACTTTTTTCTTCCTAGTCTGCAGACTATCCCATCAATAACCTGATATCAATGACTTAATTGGAGCTCCACATACATTGAGTAATAGGACTATCAGGCTCCAGAGACAACTTCAGAGGCTAATACATCCACACTATTGTGTAAATGACTTACAGTCTTTAGGCAGAACGCCATTAGGGTTTGAATCAATCAGCTCACCATGCACAAAAATGCACAACAATCCATTGTTCTCCGTTCGCTTAAGCTGTTTGTCATAAATCTTCAGCTTGACaaaaagctaatttaataatgGTGGATTAATCCAGCTAAAGTCTGAAAAAGAATAGCTATCACTGCTTTCAGTaaactacccacacacacacactgaacacagtgCCAGCCTTCCACTCTTTCTAGATGAAACAATATACATCATATTCAGTCTAAACTATTGAATCAATTTTTTTCTTGTCAAGATAACAGCCAAGAACCCTATAAAACATTCAGAATAGTTTTACACAAGTGGAAACCTGGCTGTGCGGTCTAGTGATCTGGCCACCTAAGTGAGACACCAGAAGGCCGTGAGTTCAATCACAGGGGCAACCACTGTACCCTTGAACAAAGCATTTAACCCCAGGCTGCTCTAGCGGGTCTGTCCCTGTAGTAAGTTAGTTCACAGTAAGTCACTCTAGATGAGAGAGTCTGTTAAATGGCAAATACACTCTGTATATATATGCTTACATTCTTTAAATGTTAGCTTTTGTTACGGCTGGACTGGACTCAGTTGGACAGTGACAACCCTGAACGTTTTGTTCAATAACTGAGATCATTTACTGGTTAAAGACAACCCACAAACTCACTTGTGTTAGGTCATTCCACATCACATCATGCAGTTAATAAAACTGGGGGTAAGTGTACTCTTGAATGCCACTAGTGAACAATAGTTAATTTCTGAAATGAAATGACTTTCTCAGGGACCTAGTCCCCGAGTCTTCAGCTGAGTCTTTAGAACATCACTACATGGACATGGCCTCTTTGCTTTTGTGTCACCTACTCCCTGTGTCCTCTGCAGTTGTGCATTAACTCCAAGGGCAGTCTAATTGAGCATGCTGAGATCATAAGCAATATCCAGTACAAGCTTTTAATTAGATTTAATTTGTGAATAAAGTCACAAAGGCTTTGTGCAATAATCGGCTTTTAATTTCTCCTGACCTTTTACAGGTTTACATATAACCAATTGAGGAAACATTCCTATTAGGGTTGATATGGTCCTTGAGTGTACAAGTTATATTGCTGTATCAGCTTTGTATTGCattgagaaagaaagacaacatCTATCATTTTTCAAGCTGGTGGGGACattcagtttgttcattttaaTTAAACACCTCAATAACAATCAGTGCCGCATCCCGTTTTACGTAATAAATTATTAAATATGCTGTACAAATAAATATAAAGAACAGTCATCAATTTGATTGTAATGGCCAGTCCAGTGAACCTTTACAAGAGactctatgtaggcctaccccaAAGACAACATGAGAATCAGGCTAACGTAGAGGcaagcacacaaacaacacaggtGATAAGATCCATGAAGTGTACAGTAGCTTGTGATATGATCACAAAACATCTGTAAACATATATTATGATGTCATTTTCACCATTCACCTATAATCCATCTCACTAATGTCATAAATGTCATGGTAGATATCAATACACTTTACTCATCAACACTACCAAAATATTACATATAATAATGCAAGATTAAACACAGCACTCTCTCACATAGGCTGCCTTTGTCACCTGTGGTCTGAAATGTAAATTATTTGAAGTGCAATCTAAGTGCTGAATAACAAACAAGAAAGGCCAACATTTTCACTATTAGTTTGATGAACAAATTTACAATAAATGGTGCTTTTCAGAGTATATGTCTATAGGCACAATAGCTGGTACAAGCAGGTAACTGTGGATACACAAGGCATTTTTTGTTTGCTTATAAATCAGGAACTATAGCCAGGTATTTTGTCTGATGTTACCTTCTTCATTATATCCTCTGCTGTTTCCTTTTAAGTCAGGAAAAAAACCCCTAATGAGGTGCAGTTGCAAATGAGTTTAAAGATGGGCTGCTTTCATTCGGTTGTGTGCTCTGTTCTAAAACTTTCATCATTCCACAGACTGTTCTcttcacacattctctcatgTGGTTCTTAACATTTCTCTTGCGTAAATCTACAGTTTCTGCCTATATTCAATTATCTATCTCTCAGTTCCATGCAACTACATCTCTTGAGCAGTTTTGGGCCTATATTCTGATGGTGCCAGATTCTGCCTTTGGGTGTCATACAATAAATTGAAAATAAAGAGATGATCCTGATGACAAGTGCATTGTCCTATAAAATGGCCCCCATAGTCCACTACCATGGCGTGATCTACACATTACACTGAAATAAGGCTGTTGCAATACATTATAATATAGCAACATTATACtttatacattatacattataatTCCTAGGTGTAGTTAACAGCTTATAGaaggaaaacaaataaaaaacaaatcagCTCAAAGTATTTCTGTGAATATTGTTTTGATGTTGACATCAACATTCAATAGTTACGCTAATGCATTGATATAACCCTTCTGATGGCCATGGACATAATAAACCTAAAGGTGATAGCATGTCAAAAGGGTTGTGTATATGACAACATTGAGAATTGTGAGACATGCTTGTGTAAAAATATATTATCTGAATGAGCTGTTGTTTCTGTCTCAGTGGCTGTGTTAAGTAGTTCATTCATCAGATGCTAACAGTTTAATAAGGGATATGTTAAATATGCCCTTTTTAgatgatataaaaaaatatgcaTGTAAACAGCATTATGATAAATTAAACTAATGTGAGACCAATGGGAAATCATAGATTGTGTTGACACTCTCTGAAACAATCCAGACTGATCTATAAAGAAACCTTTCTTTTCTCATTCCCCTTTGTTAATATTCTTAATTGTGAGTATACACATTCTTTGACATTATTTTACACAGAATGCTATGGTTGGATAACTAATTACTGTACTGTCTTAAAACAATCCAACATCCTGTGAGTAACAATCTGACTTGGGAGCAAGTTCCGCTATGTATGTAAAGACTTCTGCCCACCTACAAATATTTAACATTATTGGATAATTAGTTAGACACTGACTTTTATACTTTTATGAATTGAATAATACTCACCCACTGAACATGTTTCATTCTGTTGCTATGCACATCCAAGTTATACAGCAACTGTCCTATAATCCTTGAATCACAAACTGACCACCTACTACATGGCATTGTGATTTCAATTTACAGTGACAGTGTTTTTTAAGGCAACCTTACATATTGAAAATATGTACATGATTTCATTAATAATCTGATATACAGTAGATTATACAGACATATATTTCAAGTCTTGAGAAGCAGATAGCTGTTAGTTTGCAGCATGTTATGTcattattgtttttgtgtaaatATTTCTTTCTGTGGTTACTCATTGTGCTTTTTGCATTGATCAACAACTAAATCCTAATGCTATTTTATCCAGTTGTGATAACATTCATGATTGAAAATTGTACTCTCTCTAACCTGCTATCCCTGTGACCTACTATTTCAAACAACATGTCTGAAATGCGCCTTACCTTCACATGCTTGTCTTAGAACAACCCCAGATAAGAAATAACCCTTGAAAACAATTGTGCAGACAATTGTGCTACAGTTCTTTTGTCGCAGTAGACACTTGGCTAGTGTTGTCTTCACTGACTGGACCAGTGCATGTGGTGTTAGGTTCACAGTCCACAAGAGTATCCCTGCCCTCACCCTCCAACTGCCTCATTCGAAGATTTATAGATCCATAGGTTTTCCTGGGTCTCCTGGACATGGCGAAAGTCCTCCTGCGGTACAGTTCACCCTTACATATTGACACCATGAGCATGATTGACAAAAGCATCCCACCAAGTGTAAGCAGCCCAAGACCTGCTATTATACACTTGTCCAGATGGGAACCAAGCTGTGCATAGTACATTTCTAGTTTTTCCATCTGGCGAGCTGTCACCATGTCTGGGTTGACCTTAGCTTCTCTGGGTATGGTGTAGGCAATCGCTACCAGGACAATTCCACTGACCAGGAACACCAGAGCAGAAATGAATCCATAGTCCACGGTACTCCCACTAAAATCCAACTCTTGGTCATCGTCAGATCGGGGAGAGAGCTCATCCCGTTGGAGATTTGGGGGAATCGGCCGGTCTCTGGTGTGAGGTATAGACTCGTGGATGTGTTGTCTTGAGCCGGTGGGGAACTTTATCTCCTCGTCCTCATCCTGATAGGACGCGTTCTCGAAGCCACCAGTCGCTGTCCGAGGTTCTGACCGCGAGGGCTGCTGCGGCGACGAGGCCTCGTGGGCATCTCGCCTTTTACCATCCCCCAATTCACGGAGCTCCACCGCATTCAAAGACTCCATCTAGAATCAAGCTGGGTGACCATGTCGTTTTAGAACCTCCCACCATTCATTTTCACATCTGCGAATACCTGCGGATACCTGTGAATAAGTCAACCATGAGACGTTTGGTAAAACGGCCAGTGACACATGGGATTTTCTTTGAATGCAAAACAAACGGTATTTCATGAGAAGGTTCGTCGACAACTCCAAACAAAGCTTATAGCAATAGTTGCAAAAAATAAACAGCATGTGTTAAAAGCCCACTGCCACTGGCAATaaaataggctataggctataccAATAGCCTGCTCATGAATTACGCACTCTGTTCTAATCCACAAGTCGACAACTGCGATGTCAAATTAAGGAATTTCGTTCTAATTACAGAAAGAATCTGTTTTACCTCACGAGGACGATTGACTTGGAGCGCTGAAGTCAAAGACTGTGTTTAAGATAGAACGACAGAATTTTGAGGATGGAACGACAGAAACGCCTCTCCACCCTGCTTTACTTCCCAACTTAGCCGGCATCGCATCTACTACCGCGGTCAGTTCAGAGAGATTAATGGAGCGGAGAGCCATAAACACATCTTTGATGTGCTGTAACCTATTTGAAATAAGGAGTTGATTACGTCGCGCTCAAAGTTGTCATTATGTGCTCGGAAAGCACTGAATTTCAATGCAATAAATTGCACCGGGCATTATGAACCCCAAGCAAAAAACACCCTCCCGTTCTCCAGTTTTAATTTGAAAACTGAACACATTGTGTTTTCAGGATTGTTAACGTGTCGCGTAATCAAACCAGATATGACCTTGATGCCCATTCCAATAATACTACTTTATCGACTACATCTTCAATTTGTCAAACCGGATCAAGATTCCACTGAGAGAGCGTTACTAAGTGTAAATGAGCATACATCAAAAATGAGGATGGCTGTAAGCACACCTACCTGTGGTTATCGATGTTCGAGTGATAAAACAGAGTGGGGGGAAGGATTGCAGGGTGTTGTGAGAGAGACCTTTGCAAGAGACCTCTCGGGAGAGACGCCATGCGCGGAGCAAATCTGCTCAATATGAAAGCGAGAGGCAACACTGGTCCCTCTACTCACGAATGCAACAATACGTGGAGACCCAGTTCCTCAGAAGAAAAAGCCTCTTGAGGAAATATGACCAAAGGGCGTCATATGAGGAGATAAGGGAATGATAGCCTACTATCTGTATTAGGCTATCAAGGACATCAGATGATCCAGGCTTCACCCAATTATTTTGAAGAAAAGATGATGCGCTcattagcctactgtaaatcTGTTTATTAAAAATCACATCACAATACCTGTTCACATGAATAGCATTTcatgacctctctctctttctttctctctctagctaATGCAGAATTATACAACAAAATGATGTAATCTAACCAGTTAAGGATCCTGAGTAGATCATGGCTCTGAGCACATGGTTACAATTCATGTTGTGGTGGATGATATCATCAAGGGTTATTGAGATGCAGTGCTATGATTTTGATACAGCCTGACTGAGACAGAATAATCATGCAGCCAACTTTTCCACAGCAGACAACGAGTGAAGTGCTATCACAATTCAGTTATTTAAATGGCCAATATTGGGTGGTTGATTCAGTCATCATAACTCCTGTTGGGGGAATGAGATTGGGGTAACTACCATTACAAATTGTACATTTTAGcattataggctaggctactattactCCACTCTAAAATGGTCCATAGCCCAAATTGGATGATATTACCAGTGTGAAGACTCCTCAGGTGAGCCATTTTGTGAGACCAGACTATCAGCCAACACCAAAACTGTGTAGAGGTGTCTCTGTTGGACTCAAATCTAACTCAAGAGGTTGGTATATCAACACAAGACAAATTAAGAGAGAACAGATTGCCATGGAAACTGTGTTGAATCAAGCCACTTACTTGCATTATTTATGCTTGCAGGCAGACCAGAAGACATCCCTTTGTCTAATGATGGTATTTACCTGCTGAACACAAGAGGTAGTACACTAAATAAAAGTCTATCAACAGAACAGCAGTAATGATTGTTTTTTCTACTAGCTTGCCAAGTAAAAGTAGCATTAAGTATGTCGGTCACTGGGTGAAATCAAGCACAAGAAACATCTTAGGCTAAAAGGGACGACAGAAAATTGATTTCAGGCTACGAGTACCTTTTCAATCACATTCTTTGCATTCAACAGAAGCACTTTGGACATTTCTGAAATCCCCCAAGGACAAATATATTTCACCACAAGAGCTGTTAACTGAAGTGTCAGTAGCTGTGTTTCACCTTTCCCCAGGTCCACTACTGGCAGGAAACCGAGAATGGCAGCAGCTCACCTAATATTACATGGCCAAGCCAGTTAATGAAGCTGATCAAATGTTCTGCCCTGACTACATTATAGCTGTCAGTGTTATGTCCTGCCTGATAAAAAGGACAATACTGAAATATGTAGATAGCCCAGAGAGAACCATAAGCATTACTGTGTCCAAGATACAAAAAAACACTCTCATCTTATGAAAGCCTGCGTTATATCATTAAAACCTGCACAGATAAAATACAGTTAAAGAAGCAGTCCTTGATTAGGTCTATAATACATTACACTTTTCATTATATTCAGCTAAATCTCTTTGCATTCTAGGCTACAAGTTCTTCATCCAGTCTATGTTTAACAAATCTCTCATGATCCTGCACGGCCCTGGCTCACATGGCTCAGATCAAAACATTAATCTATCTGCTCACAACGTTGCTTCAGGTGAATTGTgtgtatttgattggctgtttacCTCAAATGTCAACAACCTCTTGCCAGAATCGAGGACTGCATTTTTATTGGTTGGCACCCAACAAACGTCATGCTACTCTATTCTAGAGAATTATATTATTCTTGGTGAAGGGGAATTATTTTACCCTGCCTGTACTCCACTTGTTTAATATGAAGCAGTGCAAGGCCATGCTCATCCCAAAGCCAATTTTGGATGGGTGCAGGATCTAGCATATCAGTATCCAAGAGAATTAAAAGATGATCCGCATACCAGAgagctttttttgtgtgtgacgtTATGTCACGAATAAAGCACTGTGAATATTGTGCGGCTTATCTTTTAATTCCATGGCTGGCTCAGGCTCACTAACTCATCTTCCCCTGTTGGAGGTATGTACCTAATGTTGCCTTTCTGGGTGAAGCCACCACCACAGTTTTTCTGCGCAGCATCAGCACCATGGTCAGTGACACAACCTGTCTGTTCAGAGTACTATGTGCCTGTTGTACAAGAGGTCCCTCACCTGGCTCGTTCTTGACATGTGTTAGGCTACCCCCTCCATCACtttggtaggcctacattggaAGTCCTGCCGCTGCTTCACATAACACTTTTCTCATGAGGGCAACTGACAATTACAACTGAACATTCACTTTCATTAAAATGCCAAATGCAGGTCCCTACAGTTTCTGGTTGCAGTCAGTCCGCTGAGAACATGGCCATTAGCCTAAAGACTGTTACCAGTCAAAATATTGTTACAGCAGTGATGGGCACAACAAATAAGTCTGAGGCGTCATGGTGGAACACAGGTCGCAGGTAAGCGGATGTAGTGGTAAAGCAAGAGTGGGTAAAGTGGGTAAGAGGGTAGGCTAAACTGTGATTCTGTCATCACGGTGAGGTGGagtgcgccatgcggtatcggattattaaaaaaggcattcagaacatgtttgttgATAGTGGAGGTTATAGTTGAGAGGTGGatactctaataagaggtggataaactctacttctgaaatttcagaggtggataagataaactgcgtttacttgcgttAGCCTCCACGCATGGGGATGTTGCCAAACATGCAAGGTGCTATAATTTAGATCCAGTGTTGTTCTGAGCTCTAACATTATTCTGCGACATGGTGATGTTTCTCAAAGGTAGGGCTTACACCATCATAAGTTGACAACGTTTAGAATGAGCAGTTTTAGTTTCACATAAGCCCTTGCACATAGAATAGAACCAACAAAACAACTTTGCCAGCACAGCCTAATTAATTCCAGCATTTGACCAGCAGGAGGCTTACTGTCTGACGCTCATCCCTCAAAGCCTGTTCCCAGACGGGCTCTGCTGTTCCCCTGATTAAAAGTGGAAGGCATGGACAATACCATGCCTTAAATGCTCAGCTGGACGTACGAGCATCAAACTAGTGGACACGTAATTACtagacaaaaaaataacaatgtACGATTAAGAAAAAATGTTGTTGTAATTGCATGTTAATTACACCAAAAACGAGTTAAATCACTCGTTTAAATTCAGGCAACGCCAGACGAGCTATACCAACGAGGTCCTCTTTAGCACGGCTAAGTTTTCTACTGTTATATGGTTAGATGGCAGCAGCTGCGCAATCAATCCAGTTGCTAGCGAAAGCAATGGAGTCCAGCTTTGTGAATACGCAAGGTTGAACATGGAGAATGACAGGTTTGAATGCGTGGCATACTATAACAGACGTACATGattgttttcaatgcacatgGTCTTATGAATTAAGTGATACAATTCTGAAAACAAGTCTGATGAAAGCGAGCGTCTAAGTAATTAGCTAGTGGTAGCTTTATCAGGTAGCTAGAGGCTAGTAAGCGTCATTGGCAAAGAACCTACCTAGCAAGTTAACATTAGCAAAACAAATGGTATGCTTTGTATGTGGCAGATAGCATGCTAGTAGTTGTGGCCCGTATTGCTTTGATGGGTGGTTTATACGTCTTTATTGTTAAACTAGGTTTAGTTTGAGACCGATTCATTTTTTACATAAGTTGACTTTGGAACTATCCTCGAAAAGGACAAGCTAGCTGTCGTACCCTAAATAGTTAGTTCCGCAGACTCACTGACTGTGCTGGCTAGTTTACCTTGTACGTTAGCATGGCTAATGTGAAGGCAGCAATGCATTTCAGCTGGTGGGAACTTGTAGTGACCGGTTTTGGTTCTAAATAGCCTCGAAGCTAGCAGTGAAGTTGAAACGGGCTGTATTAGGCTACATAGTAATAATAGCACATAGGTCAATATCCATTATTAACTCTACGGTAATGGTGGTGACCAATAATGCTAGCTCACCATTTAAGACACGTCATTGTTTTGCTTTAACATGAGTTAACTGTTTAAAAATCCGAGAACTTGGTAAAGCACTTCGACTGTCCCCTGTTAAACTTCAATGGAATCCTTGTCTAAAAGTGTGATTGACGGCTTTTACTGCAGTTGACTAGTTCTAGGGGTGGCGTAGCTATTTTTACATGACAAGAGCCGCGAATGCAGTCAGGCCACTTCTCAAACGTCACTGCAGTTTGGTaagagagtagcctacacctcTTCAAATTCCTGTTATTGAGACAGGGTGTCAGACAAATCTGGTTGCTTTAGCTTAATATTATGTAGAATGAGTTTACATAATAGGAACTcagttgaaaatgacaatggaTGTAATATTGTAAGTCTTGACTTTGTTGAACTGATGTGTGTTGCCTGATGTCTGCTTTATCCCTAGGCCTTACATGAGATCCGAGAAGTCTTGATCCCATGCACCTGCTGTGGCGGCTGGCAATCTCATTGTGAGCATCATTCCACCTGTTACTTTGGACTAGGCATTTACATTTGGTGCATTTACACCTAAAGAGACCATGTACTGCCTGCAGTGGTTGCTCCCAGTCCTGCTCATCCCAAAACCTTTGAATCCAGCATTATGGTTCAACCACTCCATGTTCATGGGCTTCTACCTGCTCAGCTTCTTGTTGGAGAGGAAGCCGTGCACCATTTGTGCCTTAGTGTTCTTGGCAGCACTGTTCCTCATCTGCTACAGCTGCTGGGGAAACTGCTTTCTCTACCACTGCCATGATTCTCCACTGCCGGACTCTGCACATGATCCCAATATCGTTGGCACCTAAAGAGCATCAGCTCAGCTCGCTCAACAGCTATAATCTGGACAATCTTAGCCTATATCTAAAGCCTGGAACCCTTCACTGGAAGTCCCTGCCAGGAGTGAAGCAATGCTGAGAAATAGCACTGTCTGCCCATGATGTGATGATGACATACCTTATCCCTCTCCTACACATTCACCTCTTTTTTATTTGTACTGTTGATCTCTTTCTGGGGTCAGATATGAAAACTGCATGAGTGACCTGTAGggttcttttgtctttttttccagTGGTTTAGAAATCATGCATTGTTACCAACGTTTTCCCAATGGTGTAAATTAAAACGAGCTCGAGTGGGTCACCGCCCTTCCTTCCATCAGGTTAGATTGACAGTGATTTGGTTTGCAAGGAAGCCTTAAGAGATGTATGGAGAACATACAGCTTgtaccaacacccccccccccccccccccaaaaaaaaaatcccccatTCCCCCCATCACAAGATCAGGTACTCTGACAATTTCTATTGGTGACCCTTTAGGTGTGTTAACCATCAATTCTGCTTGGCATGATTATGGAAAAATGTCCATGTATTATTGGAGTATGTGCAAGATCAAGGGTAATCTGATTGTCTTGGACTATATGGGATTCGGTGTGTCTTCAGCAAGGACCTTTTTATACACAATGGGATAAGCAGTCCAAATGGTTGAATGTTCATAATGGGGAGAATGCACCACAAGAATTACCTAGCATAGGCTGAACAACAGGTGTGACATGCCCCTTGTTTACGTCACCAAAGTCATTAGATGAAAtggtgcattttttttttcccctt
Above is a genomic segment from Alosa sapidissima isolate fAloSap1 chromosome 4, fAloSap1.pri, whole genome shotgun sequence containing:
- the tmem74b gene encoding transmembrane protein 74B; its protein translation is MESLNAVELRELGDGKRRDAHEASSPQQPSRSEPRTATGGFENASYQDEDEEIKFPTGSRQHIHESIPHTRDRPIPPNLQRDELSPRSDDDQELDFSGSTVDYGFISALVFLVSGIVLVAIAYTIPREAKVNPDMVTARQMEKLEMYYAQLGSHLDKCIIAGLGLLTLGGMLLSIMLMVSICKGELYRRRTFAMSRRPRKTYGSINLRMRQLEGEGRDTLVDCEPNTTCTGPVSEDNTSQVSTATKEL
- the LOC121707035 gene encoding bladder cancer-associated protein; protein product: MYCLQWLLPVLLIPKPLNPALWFNHSMFMGFYLLSFLLERKPCTICALVFLAALFLICYSCWGNCFLYHCHDSPLPDSAHDPNIVGT